From Lysinibacillus sp. SGAir0095, the proteins below share one genomic window:
- a CDS encoding alpha/beta hydrolase — MVNKEIIEPKSYPISLFEQKKETNNLAIVLPGAGYTTKAPLLHYTTGLFYTKGFDVLHINYTFTRKEISILNERDFASDVLLSIDSAIKGKKYNNYYVVAKSIGTKTIRYLIDNLKLRNAKIIWLTPLLQNDDVFNTMVNGNNKGLCVIGDRDSCYIVERFEKLKNNQNLTLKVVEGGNHSLDLEEDPIQSIEILKGVISDINKFLS; from the coding sequence ATGGTAAATAAAGAAATTATTGAACCTAAAAGTTACCCTATTAGTTTGTTTGAACAAAAAAAGGAAACAAATAACTTAGCTATTGTATTACCTGGCGCTGGTTACACAACTAAAGCTCCGTTATTACACTATACAACTGGACTATTTTACACTAAAGGTTTTGATGTATTACACATTAACTATACCTTTACTAGAAAAGAAATATCTATTTTAAATGAAAGAGATTTCGCAAGTGATGTACTTCTTTCAATAGACTCCGCAATCAAGGGGAAAAAATATAATAATTATTATGTAGTTGCTAAATCAATAGGAACAAAAACTATAAGGTATTTGATAGATAATTTAAAGCTGAGAAATGCAAAAATAATATGGTTGACTCCATTACTACAAAATGATGATGTATTTAATACAATGGTTAACGGTAATAATAAAGGACTTTGTGTTATTGGTGATAGAGATAGCTGTTATATAGTCGAGCGTTTTGAAAAATTGAAAAACAATCAAAACCTTACATTAAAAGTGGTTGAGGGTGGAAATCACAGTTTAGATCTTGAAGAAGACCCGATACAATCGATTGAAATATTAAAAGGTGTAATATCTGATATTAATAAGTTCTTAAGCTAA
- the ltrA gene encoding group II intron reverse transcriptase/maturase: protein MDMKEQDGINLIDKVIANNNLWRAYKKVKANNGASGVDGITVVQLKSHMKKYYEPLKRKLKDGTYQPQPVKRVAIPKPDGSKRYLGIPCVLDRVVQQAILQVIEPIIDPHFSEYSFGFRKGRNAHQAIKSAQQYYEEGYRVVVDCDLKSYFDTIHHQRLRAYLEEFISDKIVLKLIWKFLRSGILDRDIYIETKDGAPQGGPLSPILANVYLNKLDRELEKREHRFIRYADDFVIYVKSVRAGERVMESIKKYIEDDLHLTINQKKSKVCGATSATFLGFNIQNLMGKSDADQVSRPSNDSKTS, encoded by the coding sequence ATGGATATGAAAGAACAGGATGGTATCAATTTAATCGATAAAGTCATTGCAAATAACAATCTCTGGAGAGCATACAAGAAAGTAAAAGCAAATAATGGTGCATCAGGGGTTGATGGAATTACAGTAGTACAATTAAAGTCACACATGAAGAAATACTACGAACCTCTTAAAAGGAAGCTAAAAGATGGAACTTACCAACCTCAACCAGTCAAAAGAGTTGCCATACCAAAACCGGACGGTTCTAAACGATATCTAGGAATACCTTGCGTTTTAGATAGAGTCGTTCAACAAGCTATTCTTCAAGTAATTGAACCGATTATAGACCCACACTTTTCAGAATATAGTTTTGGATTTCGGAAAGGCAGAAACGCCCACCAAGCTATTAAATCAGCACAACAATATTACGAAGAAGGTTATCGAGTTGTAGTAGACTGTGATTTGAAAAGTTACTTCGACACAATACATCATCAAAGGTTAAGAGCGTATTTAGAAGAATTCATATCAGATAAAATTGTTTTAAAATTAATATGGAAATTCCTTCGTTCAGGTATTCTTGACCGAGATATCTATATCGAAACGAAAGATGGTGCTCCGCAAGGTGGACCTTTGTCTCCTATTTTAGCAAATGTCTATTTAAATAAACTAGATAGAGAATTAGAAAAGAGAGAACATCGTTTTATTAGATATGCGGATGATTTCGTCATCTATGTGAAAAGTGTTCGAGCTGGGGAGCGGGTAATGGAAAGTATCAAGAAATACATCGAGGATGACCTACATTTAACAATTAACCAAAAGAAAAGTAAGGTTTGTGGTGCAACATCAGCAACATTCCTCGGCTTTAATATTCAAAATTTAATGGGAAAGTCGGATGCCGACCAAGTAAGTCGGCCAAGCAACGATTCAAAGACAAGTTAA
- a CDS encoding group II intron maturase-specific domain-containing protein, whose amino-acid sequence MSGTFEEIVKKINQITTGWINYYGISRMKKFIFETQKWLNHRLRQLIWKRWKKPKTKYKMLRKYGTNHDDAMKLANSRKGYWRISRSEILQRAITKDRLIKWKLKDISLLYEQRYLKG is encoded by the coding sequence ATGAGTGGAACTTTTGAAGAAATAGTAAAGAAAATTAATCAAATCACAACTGGATGGATTAATTACTACGGGATCTCAAGAATGAAGAAATTCATTTTTGAAACTCAGAAATGGTTAAACCATCGATTAAGACAACTCATATGGAAGAGATGGAAGAAACCAAAGACTAAATATAAGATGCTTCGTAAATATGGAACTAACCATGATGACGCAATGAAATTAGCAAACTCCCGTAAGGGATATTGGAGAATATCACGAAGTGAAATCCTCCAACGAGCTATAACAAAAGATAGGCTCATAAAGTGGAAACTAAAAGACATCTCCTTACTTTATGAGCAACGATACTTAAAAGGTTGA
- a CDS encoding beta-lactamase family protein has protein sequence MILEKDYTNTFEGVHTHVKESAEKMGSSGGALYIIQNDKVVTESYFGKQSNDIHARDVKSDTQFHIASVRKAYIGFAAAYAIYNGYFSIDDSIRQFVEDSHLSAYEGVTIRHLLTHTHGLKIENGKLISEYKPGESWAYRGPSIDLLTTIIKKTTGRSVADIVNEQVFEPVGFQSTEWIKMSQPHLKIANTLRDADDIIWTETDVVDGSGMNMYVSAQELALWGYIHLTEGKWGGKQLIPREIIQMATSIQTPNPKLPIHKNGFLWFVKDTNHNFNQIGDTVPKGSYQLLGYTNVALLVIPEENVVAVRMFNRYGSPEGYDYLKDIRSFGDTVYKWSIKSTMQ, from the coding sequence TTGATTTTAGAAAAAGATTACACAAACACGTTTGAAGGAGTACATACTCATGTAAAAGAAAGTGCAGAAAAGATGGGTTCCAGCGGAGGCGCTTTATATATTATTCAAAACGACAAAGTCGTAACAGAATCTTATTTTGGTAAACAGTCGAATGATATACATGCTAGAGATGTGAAATCAGACACTCAATTCCACATTGCCTCTGTAAGAAAAGCTTATATAGGTTTTGCTGCTGCTTACGCTATATACAATGGCTACTTTTCCATTGATGATTCGATTCGACAGTTTGTTGAAGACTCTCATTTGTCAGCATACGAAGGTGTAACCATTCGTCATTTATTAACTCACACCCATGGATTAAAAATAGAAAATGGTAAATTGATAAGTGAATATAAACCCGGTGAATCATGGGCATATAGAGGTCCCAGTATTGATTTGTTGACAACTATTATCAAAAAAACAACGGGACGATCTGTTGCCGATATTGTAAATGAGCAAGTCTTTGAGCCAGTTGGCTTCCAATCAACAGAATGGATTAAGATGAGTCAGCCTCATTTAAAAATTGCAAACACTTTAAGAGATGCAGATGACATCATTTGGACTGAGACAGATGTAGTAGATGGTTCAGGAATGAATATGTATGTGTCTGCACAAGAGCTTGCTTTATGGGGTTACATTCATTTAACAGAAGGAAAATGGGGAGGAAAACAACTTATTCCTAGAGAAATCATTCAAATGGCAACATCCATTCAGACGCCCAACCCAAAACTTCCTATTCATAAGAACGGTTTTTTATGGTTTGTTAAAGACACAAACCATAACTTTAATCAAATAGGGGATACAGTTCCTAAAGGCTCCTATCAATTACTCGGCTATACAAATGTGGCTCTGCTCGTCATTCCAGAGGAAAACGTAGTAGCAGTAAGAATGTTCAACCGATATGGTTCACCAGAAGGATACGACTATCTCAAAGATATTCGCTCCTTTGGAGACACTGTTTATAAATGGTCTATAAAATCAACAATGCAATAA
- a CDS encoding IS110 family transposase yields the protein MNPVVGLDVSKGESQVQAFLDKGQPYRKSFSIKHTLDGLGSLLEFLKDIEKLADGKQPSVILESTGQYHIPVIQFLEEQQYVYIIVNPLISHRARSTNLRKVKTDAIDAYRLCELYYKEELEPYKKRGIQLLNLRNLTRQQETISSTAAQTKLQLQSILDQVFPEYRGVFGNLYSKISLQILSLFPTSEEVLSVSESDLADKIAELCTTRSEKWAKEKAHQLREAALRNPFQNNLYQSHIFNLKMFINIVLQYQEHLSKLAAEIDALAKEIEEYEIIQSIPGIGEKIAATIISEIGEIVRFNHPKKLVAFAGIDPSVYSSGRFTASINRITKRGSSRLRQALFMAVQCGIRDARKQKTSDEIIPRNKRLREFYDKKREEGKPFRVAIIACANKLLHWIYALLKWKMPFQNTA from the coding sequence ATGAATCCAGTCGTTGGTCTGGATGTTTCAAAAGGAGAAAGTCAGGTACAGGCCTTTTTGGATAAAGGTCAGCCCTATCGTAAGAGCTTTAGTATTAAACATACTCTTGATGGTTTAGGAAGTTTATTAGAATTTCTAAAGGATATTGAGAAATTGGCTGATGGTAAGCAACCTTCGGTTATTTTAGAATCTACAGGCCAGTACCATATTCCTGTCATTCAATTTTTGGAGGAGCAACAATATGTCTATATTATTGTTAACCCACTTATCTCTCATCGCGCCAGAAGTACAAATTTAAGAAAGGTAAAGACAGATGCGATTGACGCCTATCGTCTATGTGAATTGTATTATAAGGAAGAGTTAGAACCATACAAAAAAAGAGGCATTCAACTCTTAAATCTACGTAATCTCACGAGACAACAAGAAACGATATCAAGCACAGCTGCACAAACGAAATTACAGCTACAATCGATTTTAGATCAGGTATTTCCTGAATATAGAGGTGTCTTTGGGAATCTCTATTCAAAAATCTCGTTACAGATTCTATCACTCTTTCCAACTTCAGAAGAGGTTCTAAGCGTCAGTGAATCTGATCTAGCTGATAAAATCGCAGAATTATGTACAACCCGTTCGGAAAAATGGGCAAAAGAAAAAGCTCATCAATTGAGAGAGGCAGCATTACGTAATCCGTTTCAAAACAACTTGTACCAGAGCCATATCTTTAACCTAAAAATGTTTATCAACATCGTTCTTCAATATCAAGAGCATCTATCAAAGTTAGCAGCCGAAATAGATGCCCTCGCTAAAGAAATTGAAGAATATGAGATTATCCAGTCTATCCCTGGTATTGGAGAAAAGATTGCAGCAACAATCATCTCTGAAATTGGAGAGATAGTACGGTTTAATCATCCTAAAAAGCTAGTGGCATTCGCCGGGATAGATCCTAGCGTTTACTCATCTGGTAGGTTTACAGCTTCCATAAATCGCATAACCAAAAGAGGGTCAAGCAGACTAAGGCAAGCGTTGTTTATGGCTGTACAATGCGGTATAAGGGATGCACGTAAGCAAAAAACAAGCGATGAAATTATCCCTAGAAATAAGCGATTAAGAGAGTTCTACGATAAAAAACGAGAAGAAGGAAAACCTTTTAGAGTAGCCATAATTGCTTGTGCAAATAAGCTCTTACATTGGATTTATGCCCTACTAAAATGGAAAATGCCCTTCCAAAATACGGCTTAA
- a CDS encoding MFS transporter, which produces MDKRIYFLMILSFIIGLVELIISGILDLIAEDLHVSIGQAGLLITVFAVIFAVTSPILLVMTAKIERKRLTLVCLYIFLIGCIVTVVAPTFSILFIGRIILALSGALLIILCLVMAPSLVGEQYKGRAIGIVSVGVSASLVLGVPLGLIIGDSFGWRAPFVFITILTALSIIGVHVLMGKIQPKPQIPLRKQLAAFKNHKITLGLTTTFLYMTGHTIMYAYFKPYLEAATDLNTTWISVIYFIFGFSAVVGGGLGGVMADLLGSRKTMIIALVVFSALFFIFPYSTDSFPVFLILLIIWGILSWAISPAMQSYLIEIAPESSEIQQSLNNSALHLGVAVGSVIGAGIVDTLSVDVNPFAGGIFIILSFITVVISISSKKKTSYTTKSAI; this is translated from the coding sequence ATGGATAAGCGTATTTATTTTTTAATGATCCTATCCTTTATAATAGGTCTGGTTGAACTGATCATTAGCGGAATTTTAGATTTGATTGCAGAGGATTTACATGTAAGCATCGGTCAAGCAGGTTTACTGATCACCGTTTTTGCTGTCATTTTTGCAGTTACATCACCAATTTTACTTGTCATGACAGCTAAAATAGAAAGAAAAAGACTAACATTAGTTTGCTTGTACATCTTTTTAATTGGTTGTATCGTAACAGTAGTTGCACCTACTTTTTCTATTTTGTTTATAGGAAGAATTATTTTAGCATTAAGTGGAGCGCTATTAATCATATTGTGTTTAGTTATGGCTCCTAGCTTAGTAGGAGAACAGTATAAAGGTAGGGCCATTGGGATCGTCTCTGTGGGTGTAAGTGCTTCGTTAGTTTTAGGGGTACCGCTCGGGCTGATCATCGGAGATAGTTTTGGATGGAGAGCACCATTCGTATTTATAACTATTTTAACAGCATTATCAATTATTGGCGTTCATGTATTAATGGGAAAAATACAACCAAAACCTCAAATTCCGTTGAGGAAGCAGCTTGCAGCATTTAAAAATCACAAAATCACATTAGGTCTAACAACGACATTCCTCTATATGACAGGCCATACGATTATGTATGCCTATTTTAAGCCTTATTTAGAAGCAGCCACTGATCTTAATACTACTTGGATTAGTGTCATCTATTTCATTTTCGGTTTTTCTGCAGTAGTCGGTGGAGGTCTTGGTGGTGTAATGGCAGATTTATTGGGTTCGAGAAAAACAATGATTATTGCCCTTGTCGTTTTCAGTGCTTTATTCTTTATATTTCCATATTCAACCGATTCCTTTCCAGTATTTCTCATCCTCCTTATCATTTGGGGAATTCTCAGTTGGGCGATATCACCCGCTATGCAATCTTATTTAATTGAAATAGCGCCTGAATCATCGGAAATTCAGCAAAGCTTGAATAATTCAGCTCTTCATTTAGGTGTTGCTGTTGGTTCAGTGATTGGTGCTGGAATTGTAGATACACTTTCAGTCGATGTAAATCCATTTGCAGGTGGCATATTCATCATCTTATCATTCATTACTGTCGTCATTTCTATTAGCAGTAAGAAAAAGACTTCTTATACAACCAAGAGCGCAATTTGA
- a CDS encoding ABC transporter substrate-binding protein has product MKAFKLFLTLLSVMAVFLLAACGGGTEEETAEKTEDNGYEIEHAMGSTTIKSTPKKVVILTNEGTEALLALGIKPVGAVQSWLGDPWYEHISKDMDGVEVVGTEGEVNVEKIATLKPDLIIGNKLRHEKVYDQLSAIAPTVFSETLRGDWKENFTLYAKALNLEEKGNEVLNNYDKHVTEVKEMLGDKVNKEVSVVRFMAGKSRIYYTDSFSGVIFEELGFKRAAQQAELFTPDNKLGNLAIEVGKEVTPKMDGDYLFYFTYAPQGDQAALDTANEWTSDPLWQNLNAVKSGNAFEVSDAIWNTAGGVLAANLMLDDLGKLLTQ; this is encoded by the coding sequence ATGAAAGCATTTAAATTATTCTTAACTCTACTCTCCGTAATGGCTGTATTTTTATTAGCAGCATGCGGCGGTGGTACAGAAGAAGAAACTGCTGAGAAAACGGAAGACAATGGGTATGAAATTGAGCATGCAATGGGCTCTACTACCATTAAAAGCACACCTAAAAAGGTAGTCATTCTTACTAACGAAGGTACAGAAGCATTACTAGCTTTAGGAATAAAGCCAGTTGGTGCAGTTCAATCTTGGCTTGGAGATCCTTGGTACGAGCATATCAGCAAGGATATGGATGGCGTAGAAGTGGTTGGAACAGAGGGTGAAGTCAATGTAGAGAAGATTGCCACATTGAAACCGGATTTAATTATCGGTAACAAGTTGCGTCATGAAAAGGTATACGATCAGCTGAGTGCAATTGCACCTACTGTTTTCTCTGAAACATTACGAGGCGACTGGAAAGAAAACTTTACGTTATATGCGAAGGCGTTAAATCTTGAAGAAAAAGGGAACGAAGTATTAAATAATTATGATAAACATGTTACTGAAGTAAAAGAAATGCTTGGTGACAAAGTGAACAAAGAAGTTTCAGTTGTCCGCTTTATGGCTGGAAAATCTCGTATCTATTATACTGATTCCTTCTCCGGTGTAATTTTCGAAGAATTAGGCTTTAAACGTGCTGCCCAACAAGCAGAGCTTTTCACACCAGACAATAAGCTGGGTAACTTGGCTATAGAGGTTGGCAAAGAAGTAACGCCGAAAATGGATGGAGATTACCTATTCTACTTTACCTATGCACCACAGGGTGATCAGGCAGCATTAGATACTGCCAATGAATGGACGAGTGATCCGCTTTGGCAAAATCTAAATGCCGTAAAGAGCGGGAATGCATTTGAAGTAAGCGACGCTATTTGGAATACTGCCGGTGGTGTACTTGCTGCAAATTTGATGTTGGATGATTTAGGAAAATTGTTAACTCAGTAA
- a CDS encoding iron ABC transporter permease, which produces MLKSTFFKLLGLFAAILLMLWLVIASIIFGYTDTSWRTAIESFSHYNGSNEHIIIQTVRIPRALIAAMVGACLAIAGVLMQTLTKNPLASPGIFGINAGAGFAVVAAMTLFSVNNMQGFNILAFLGAAVAAISVYVIGSFGREGLTPMKLTLAGSAISAMFASFTQGLLVLDEALLDQVLFWLAGSVSGRKLETLVSVLPYMGIGLVGSILISGKMNIFAMGEDIAKGLGLNTGFVKIATGLLVILLAGASVAVAGPIGFVGIVVPHLTRSIIGIDHRWVIPMAGVLGAILLLAADIAARYILMPSEIPVGVMTAIIGTPFFIYIARRGFNAR; this is translated from the coding sequence ATGTTAAAAAGTACATTTTTTAAATTGCTGGGATTGTTTGCTGCCATCCTTTTGATGTTGTGGTTAGTGATTGCCAGTATAATCTTCGGCTATACAGATACAAGTTGGCGTACAGCCATCGAATCTTTCAGCCATTATAATGGCTCAAATGAACATATAATTATACAAACAGTAAGAATACCGAGAGCCTTAATAGCAGCAATGGTAGGAGCATGCCTTGCGATTGCCGGGGTTCTAATGCAAACGTTAACGAAAAATCCACTGGCATCTCCCGGGATTTTTGGTATTAATGCCGGAGCTGGCTTCGCTGTTGTCGCGGCAATGACCTTATTCTCTGTCAATAATATGCAGGGGTTTAATATCCTTGCATTCTTAGGTGCAGCTGTTGCGGCTATTAGCGTGTATGTCATTGGTTCCTTCGGTCGAGAGGGACTGACACCAATGAAGCTGACTTTGGCCGGCTCAGCAATTTCTGCGATGTTTGCTTCTTTTACCCAAGGGCTGCTCGTTCTTGATGAAGCACTCCTTGATCAGGTGTTGTTTTGGCTGGCAGGTTCCGTATCAGGTAGAAAATTAGAGACGCTAGTTTCTGTTCTTCCTTATATGGGGATTGGCTTAGTTGGCTCGATTTTAATATCTGGAAAAATGAATATTTTTGCAATGGGAGAAGACATTGCAAAAGGATTAGGTTTAAATACTGGCTTTGTAAAAATTGCTACTGGGTTACTTGTTATTTTGTTAGCCGGTGCTTCTGTCGCTGTTGCAGGGCCAATTGGTTTTGTTGGGATTGTAGTTCCACATTTAACGAGATCCATTATTGGAATTGACCATCGATGGGTGATTCCAATGGCGGGTGTATTAGGTGCAATTTTATTACTAGCCGCAGATATTGCCGCACGATATATATTAATGCCGTCAGAAATACCTGTCGGGGTTATGACAGCCATCATTGGAACTCCATTCTTTATCTACATAGCTAGAAGGGGGTTCAATGCTCGATGA
- a CDS encoding iron ABC transporter permease: MSKYKNIRLLNGKLSVLVDRKAISIITVLAIITFAVFVISAGLGEMKINPLTVIKVLFGAGPETEQLVITSFRLPRIIVALVVGISLAVAGGILQGMIRNPLASPDVLGITGGAAVAVVSFLSIFSDQNHSLTVSIAWLPLVAFIGAGVIGFLVYFLAWKNGVSPIRLVLIGIGISALMQALTTLLMVTGPVYQASQANIWITGTVYGSNWNNVAILVPWAIVFFIIAIVSVRMLNIQELGDEVATGLGDKVQKHRFLLLMLSTALIGISVAFAGAIGFVGLMAPHMARRLVGSSFGALLPTSALIGGILVMLADLIGRTLFSPLEVPAGVFTAGIGAPYFIYLLFKTRNA, encoded by the coding sequence ATGAGTAAATACAAAAATATCCGGCTCCTTAACGGCAAACTGTCAGTATTAGTTGACCGGAAGGCTATAAGTATTATTACGGTTTTAGCCATCATAACATTTGCAGTTTTTGTTATTAGTGCTGGTTTAGGAGAAATGAAGATTAATCCGCTGACGGTGATCAAAGTTCTCTTTGGTGCAGGTCCGGAAACGGAGCAGCTTGTGATCACTTCGTTTCGTTTGCCGAGGATAATCGTTGCTTTAGTGGTCGGCATCTCGCTCGCGGTTGCTGGGGGAATTTTACAGGGGATGATTCGCAATCCGCTAGCCTCCCCGGATGTACTGGGAATCACCGGGGGTGCTGCTGTTGCCGTTGTGAGTTTCTTGTCCATTTTCAGTGACCAAAATCATTCATTAACCGTCAGTATCGCCTGGCTACCGTTAGTGGCGTTTATCGGTGCTGGTGTAATTGGTTTCTTAGTTTATTTTCTTGCCTGGAAAAATGGAGTTTCCCCGATTCGCCTCGTGCTAATCGGAATAGGAATTTCCGCACTGATGCAGGCTTTAACGACCTTATTAATGGTCACAGGACCTGTTTATCAGGCAAGTCAAGCGAATATTTGGATCACGGGAACAGTCTACGGATCCAACTGGAATAACGTAGCAATCCTTGTCCCATGGGCGATTGTATTCTTTATTATAGCGATTGTTTCAGTAAGGATGCTCAATATCCAGGAGTTAGGCGATGAGGTAGCAACAGGACTTGGAGACAAAGTTCAAAAACATCGTTTTCTTTTATTAATGTTAAGCACGGCGTTAATCGGAATTTCCGTCGCATTTGCCGGCGCGATAGGTTTTGTCGGGCTGATGGCGCCGCATATGGCAAGAAGGTTAGTAGGTTCATCGTTCGGAGCACTGCTACCGACTTCCGCGTTAATCGGAGGCATTCTCGTGATGCTTGCAGACTTAATCGGCCGTACCTTATTTTCACCTCTGGAGGTGCCTGCGGGTGTA